CAGATAGTAGGTTTTCAGCATTCTTTGCGATAATTGTTAGATCACCACTGTTGCTCATTAAATCTTCAGGAGGTAAGTCTTCGATATCCATAGGGAACCACTGTACTTGTAACATTAGCTTTGCTGTGTGTTGTCCTGAAAGTGTTAGAATTGATGGCTTATAGTAACTTTCTCTCAATAAGTCAATAGTAGATAGAGTGACATCACATAATTTATCAGAAGTCTTACCAGAAAACTTATCTCTGGTGACTTTGAAGGTAACGACAGAATTGTCTAATTCTTTGATCATGACATCACCAGTCCAACCACTATTAATGGTTCTGCTAGTCAGCTTTGGACTAATGAAACGTGCATGGGCGTTACCATCGAAAAATGATTGAACATAGACTCCAATATCTGGGACGTCACCACTCAAAACAGAAATTGCAAGAATACCAATCTTATGTTCAAGCAGTTGATCAAGAGATAATTTTCTCTTATTGTTGTGCATCTCCTCAATTTCCTTGATTTCAAGCTCCTCTTCCTCgagtttttgtttttcctCCTTTGACAGTTTACCGTCGGTCAGCAACTTACGCTTCTCATCAAgttttgcttttcttttttcagcAGATTCTATATCTTGAATCTCTTCCAATGTCAATACAGGTAAAGTTGGATAGAATGAAATCGAGTAGGTAACCACACCCTTGCTAAATTTCTTAGCAGTCAAGCGACCTTGCCTTTGAGTGGAATCGACCTTAGTGTCGTATCTGTCAAGTGAATTCTTCTGAAAGAAGTCATTTAACTTGATGTCAAACTGACCCAGAGTACGATCTTTATTAGAAGTTTCAACATCCATACATTCCAACGTGATTCTTTGGTTTGGTGATGTTAATGCAACATAAACACCTGTATTCCAAACTGGATTTGTTGTTTGTGCGTCGAAATCGGTTCTACCTCTCTGGATACCGTTAACCAAAATTTTAGCATATGGATCGATTTTACCGATTTTTTCGAGATTCTTTAAGTTACTTGCCTTATTTACGAATACTCTCAAAGCACCAATTGGTGGAGTGTAAGCAATGGATTTGTTACCAACATCTAGCATTACTGGTTTCCAGTAAGTAGTGACAGTTAATCTGGCATTACCATGAGCCAGAgggatatttttttgtccGATTTGCGTTCTATCAATTAAGTCAGATAGAGACTGTAAAGTGGAGTTAATGTTTTCACCATTCTTATCTTTGACAACAAACCTGAATCTGGCTTTACGGCGATCAGTGATAATAGCCTCATACATATCACCCCAAGTGATAACACCTCTCTTTGGACTGCCTTTAGCTGTGCTCAATACCATAGTGGAGTTGAAGTATACCTCAACGGAAGCCGAGCCATCCTTGTCGACAATACTTGAACCTTCATCGACGATGATCTTAGCCAGACCTGTGTTCAAATCTGGTGCATCTTCCACAGTACCATCTGGTAGTTTCTTCGATGATAATGTTGGGAAGAATCTTAGGTCCATGGTCATCTTACCTACAGGTTTCGAATTTCTCAAGAATTGTTGAGATACATTCCTTTGTGTAGGCTTATCGTGCAAACTGTTTGCGTTGTACTCGATTCTACCTAAAATCTTGtccttcaatttttcaCGTCTGTCATAAACTGTAATGGTCATTGGATCAGTGAAAGATGGCAATAGCATGTATATTGTTTCATTCCAAACTGGGTTAAGTGTATCTCTAACAGTTCTTGTACGTGCAACTTCCTTTCCGCCCATCTGAAATGTGATATATGGATCGACACTTGTATCAATCATATTGTTGACACGCTTTAGATCAGTAGCGTTCTTAACTGTGATTTCCAGAACACCTACAGATAATGGAGACTCTGAAACCAATTGAGGAACATTTAGttgcaaagaaaatggGGGTAATAATATAGGGCCTGCGTATTTCCTAGCTAAAGCCTTTGCAAGGGGCATTAAACCTGGGATAGCTAGGATTTCCCATCCGAACAAATTGTTACCCATGAAATTGGCAACAAAGTCGATATCTGGGATCTCCAATAGTTGGATATTAATAGTTTCCACATGAGGGAATGGGGTCATAAGCTTGAATCTAATTCTGGTCTTAGCTTTGAAAGCCACATTAGCCACGGTAACAGGTATAGTCATACCAAAGAGTTTTGCCTTGACTAGAATCTTCTGGTTGACGTAGTTCTTCATCTGCTTAGCGTTCAGGTCAGATAAGTCATGTGGTGTGAATGATAGACCCCAGTCCATAACCACGACATCGGAATCAGTGTTTGGGAAAGTCTTTGCGTAGTCAACTCTTGGGGGTTTGATACCTAGAGTGAACTGGGCAATCCATAGAGCCTTGATGAATGCTGGAATGGAGTCATTTGTGGCCAGGATATCGTTGACCTGTTCGCAAACCATCTGGGAAACAGCGGGCTCAATGATAGGCCAGTATTTGTCCAGCAAAGTGTTCAACCACTCCAGGGATTCGTAGTCGTCCTCGATCTTCTGGACGGTAAACTCCTTCTGAACCAATTCTCTGATAGAGGCACGGTTTTTCTTTGCGGAAGTTCTGTAGTACAACGCAGAGAACAGAgtaatgaagaaaacagGGGCCAGAGAGAACTTGAAGTGGCCCACTGCAAACGACAACACACCAGCCAGGAAATATATGGCGACGTTGTGGTACCAGTCACCGTAAAGTGGCTCGGGAAGCACGTTGTTCAGCAGGGTGTCGCTGTTGGCGTCCATCAGCTCATCCTCCAGCGTCAGCTCATCCTTCTCTTCCCAGCCGCCCATCTGCTTCCACCCCACATACGCAGCCCTCTTCCGCTGCCTCTCAAACTCGTCAACCAGATCGCCCGCAGAAACCTGGATGTTCTTGCTCACCTTCAGCTCCTGCTTCGCAGCTATCTCCTTGATATCCCCGTCAGCTTCCTTCTTATCCGCTTTCAGCATGTCATCCTGGGTCTCCCGCGAAGAGCTCATCGTGATCTCGCCAATACCCTTAAACATAATCCCCTCGTCATGCTGAGAGGACTTGTACCCAGACGTAGACGCCTCATCCACCATCTGTTTTTATCCTTAATTGATCTCTTAAACCTCGCCAATGAATCAGCACCTACCCAGTACTGGGTCTTCCCCAAAACCTGGGGGGAACCCAGCCTATTTCCTATTTATACTATCCCctcagtatttttttttattaattccGTCAAGAACTACCCACAGCCCATGAGAGTTTCCCAGGATCAACCCTCAGTCCCCTTTGTGCTCCCCTCTTCTCTCCATTGTTCTCCCAGGGATCACCAAAATTAGCTTACCTGCGTTCGATCCCCGGTTGGTGCCAGTACCTCCCTTCCCAGTTGTACCTTTAATAAGGATGCTTAAATATAATCCCCCCCATAGTACCGTACTTTACCATACTTTACCTGTGCTTTACACTTGGGGCTTGTTGGAGCAACTCATGTCTGAACAGTTGCCGGTGGATAATGAGGGCTGCCAGCCCGCGAACAGTGGGTATAACGTCGAGGCACCTACGTCGAGGCAGGTGCTGCGTGTTGCGTTGAACTTGAAGTACCTTGTGGACAAGGTAGTGCCCGTTACGTATGGGTGTGATGAGATTGAGAGTGACCACTCGAGTGTGGTTACGCCTGCCGTGGTGCAGCTGGCGCTGGAGGCCTGTGGCGGTGATCCCGAGGACAAGAAGAACCGGGACAAGTACAGGGCCGTGGTGGTGTTTGCGCTGTTGAAAGTGTACGGGTGGTACAGCCAGTTGGCTGCCACGGAGCTGCACAACGCTGAGCTGTATGAGTCCCGCGGTGTGGCTGCCCAGCAGCTGTGCAAGATAATTATCGACCAGGAGGAGATGAACGACTTGCACTTCATGTTTATGCAGATGCTGCTGAGACGGTACACCATCAATGAGAACGACGAGGACTCGGAGCCCGCCAACGCCATAGAGCTTGCGTCCGACATGCACTGCACCATCGTCATTGGCTCGGGCGGGTTCCAAAGGTGCTTGACGTGGCTGTGGCGCGGGTGGATCATACAGAACAGAAGAGACCCGACTACGTTCATCAGAGACGAGACCGTGTCCTCCCCGTACTTCATAGACCACTTCAACCCGGACAGAATCAAGACGCCCAAGTACCAGAACCTGCTGAACATCTTCTTCTCGATCCTGTTCCTGGTGCTATACACAGTGGTGGTGAACGGCAAGAACTCCGTCACGGTGTCCCCAATTGACCTGCCAGAGCTCGTTTTTTACTTGTTCACACTGGGCAATATCCTCGAGGAAATGACGAAGATGTACTACATCGGCGCGGCATACTTCTCCTTCTGGAGCAGCTTCAACCTCACCATGTACTCAATCATATCAGTCTCCTTCGTTTTGAGAATATTGTCCGTCGCGCCATTGAAGCTGCACAACCCGTCGGAGTACTGGGACAAGATATCCTACAGGATACTGTCCTGTGCCGCGCCATTCGTGTGGTCCAGAATGCTGCTGTACTTGGAGTCCGAGCCCTTCGTGGGCGTGATGTTAGTGGTCCTGAAACACATGATGAAGGAGTCGGCTGTGTTCTTCGTGCTGCTCGTGCTGATAATGGTAGGCTTTTGCCAAGGGTTCCTGGGTTTGGACTCGGCAGACGGTCACCGTGAAATCACAGGAACCATCATGGAAAACTTGACAATCGCAGTCCTGGGCCTCGGTAGTTTTGATAAGTTCAAGAGGTTCGCACCACCTTACGCAGAAATTCTTTACTACAGTTACTACTTCATCGTCTCTGTGATACTGTTGAACATCCTGATTGCACTCTACGCCAACGCTTACCAGCGTGTTGTCGACAACGCTGCTGACGAATACATGGCGCTTATGGTGCAAAAGACCTTGCGGTTCATTCGAGCCCCCGATGAGGATGTCTTCGTCGCTCCGCTGAACCTTATTGAGCTGTTGTTTTCGCCGGTATTCGCATTTCTGTCAAAGGCAAAGAAAAGTCAGTTGTCTTATTATGTCATGATGGTTATATATAGTCCAACGTTGGTACTGGTGGCTTTGTCCGAGGTCAGAACTTCGAAAAGAATCAAGTACAACAGGTTGAAGAATCTACCGGATGACGCTAATGAAGTTGATACTGCATGGGACCTAACAGATGGATATgtagatgaagaagatacgCTATTCACAAGAAGCCACACTTCTGGAATCAGAGCAACGaataagaagaataaaTTCTCTTTGCAGGTTCAAAGAGAGGCAGAGGCTAAGGATCCAAAGTTCTCTGTGCCTCGAGAATGGTACTCAAAAGTTAAGCACATCTGCCACAAGCATGAACAGGAAAAATGCGCCTCTGATGACGGCTCGAATGACTTATCAGAGAAAGTATCCGAACTGCTAGTGAAATTGAGTAAAGTTGGTTTGTCTGTCAATTCTTCTGGAAGTTCAACTCTTCCTGATGAAGTATTCAAGGAATTCAAAACTGATGTGGAGAAATTGGGCAACATGGTACAAGAGCTAAATGACTTGAAAAGAGAGCTTAAAGATATTTCTGATATGAAATCTTTACTCAAGGAGATTGTAAATCAGAAAAAGTAAATAgttatataaatatattcatCTAAATACGTCCGCCTGTATCTTGTTTAAGAATATAAATTAGGCGTTGAAATAATCACAAACTCAACTAATTGATTAGTATATTAAAAGTCATAGATATTGTACACAGTAGCAACAAATGTGTTTTGGGAAGCCTACCTTTTGAGAAATGAATAAAGACGATCAGGTAAACTAGTGAACTTTTGGAGGCAATGAATAATTAGAATTAGAAAATACTGGATATTGCATTCAAGGGTTACTAAGTTCTCTTTGTTTAACTTTTTATATAAATGCTTAGATTTGTGGGTATATCACAGATCTAATAATGAAATGCATGAACTAAAGATTATCTCCTTTTCTAGCAACTACAGCTTGAGTTAGCAGCAGGATTATTTACCACTGATGTTAGGTCTACTCTTTGATTCTCATTAGCATTATTTGGAACATTTGCTTGGTTTGCGGTTTTTAAGGGTACTTTCTCACCAATGGCCAGGAATACATCTGTGATATTTTCTCCCGATTTGGCACTAGTCTCGAAGAATAATAAGTTTTCTTCCTCTGCAAGCTTTTCGGCCTCTTCACGAGATACACTTCTCTCGGTACCATTCTCTAGAACATCAATTTTGTTCCCCACTAGTGCTATAATTATATCTTTGCTAGCTTGTTCTTGTAACTCTTTCACCCAGTGACGTGCTTTTATGAATGATTGTGGCTTAGTCACGTCATATACAACAAGTGCCGCCTGTGCGTTTCTATAGTACATTGGTGCCAGAGATGCAAATCTTTCCTGGCCCGCCGTGTCCCATATCTCAAACTTTACTGTATGTTCATTGATAGTAACTCGTTGGGTCAAGAATGCGGCACCGATAGTAGGCTCTTTATTCTCTGAAAAGTCATTGGATACAAACCTCAATACGATAGAGGATTTCCCAACTGCTGCTTCACCCAATAGTACCAGCTTCAGAGATGTGATATTGTTGTTCATACTTGCTGTCTATGTTGAACTTCGATTGATGTTGATACACTATAAACTTCCGTttcgtttctttttttatccGTTGTTACTCTGTCGCGCCAGATAAACTCCAATAACAGTTCCTAAACCAgatttagttttatttcCTAAGCTTAATAACAGGAGCTTAGATTTGTGTGtcgatttttttctttgctacTGGAATATGCAAGTCCTGTGCGATGGCAAATGGGTATTATCCTTTTATTTGCCCTTTATTGAATAACTGAAATCCCTTTAATAAGCCCTTTGACGTGAAGTATGATGTCAATGCGTAACCTTGATGATGATTCAGTTGGTGTCATGGTATTAATATAGTTCGTATATGCAACTGCAAGAAGGATTCATTAAATCATTACTTTATATACAGATGATAGTTGGTATAAATATCATAGATAGAAGTGTATTACTTGCGAGGGCAGCCATATGTTTCTTACAACTTTGATTGCACAGGGGTGGTGGCATCAAGGTTGGGAAGTATTGTCTGGGTATCGGGAACCACGCTGCTATTGTTTTCGCCAAAGAATGCCACGGTCACAGTAAGGTCATCCCTATACTTTCTGCTCATAGGAGCTGGGATGCTCACAAGTGTTGAAACGTACTCGTTTTGTCCACCTGCGCTTAGTGCGTTTCTGATCAGATGAGTAGCTACATTTGCGTCCTCTAAGAAGTATGACATGTTTTCCAAGGATTGATCCTTACGGTATCTGAACGCGGGTCTCTGAGATTCGCTGTCCGTGCTTAGATCCTTGACTTTAGGTAGCTGTTTCTTAAATGACAGGCTCTTCACTTTAGTGTCATCAGAATGTTTCTCCATCCACTTCACCACAAGTGCAGCTATCTCTGTGTTACTCAAAAGTTCGAACAGCCCATCTGAAGCCAGAACCATGAATTTTGTGTTGTCGTTGACCTTTGCAGTGGTGACAACAGGTTTTGCTGTCACATAAGGAGGCGTCTTAAAATCTCTAGGTTCTTTTCTGAAGTACAGCTTCAAGTGATCAGGTAAGTCCGATAGTTTCTTCCCATCTATCTCTTTTACTTTATATCTGTAATCCCCAAAGGCCCTGGAGGGTTGTAAGGACCCGAGGACTCTGCCGTTGCGTACCACATTGTCCTCACCTGGGTGTTCGCTTCTTATCCGTTGCACTTCCTCTAAGTTGTCACCAGTCTGGTCAGTAGATAATGACTTAACATACCATTCGCCGTTAGAATCCAGTCCACCGATTAGGGCACGAGAATCACCTGTCACTGCCACTTTCACCGTGGATTCGTAGGAGTTATAGACTGCTAGTAACGCACATGAACCAGAGATGGCTGGCAATGCAGCCAGCATGTTGTCATTAGTAGGTTCTTTCAGTAGTTTTCCCAGGGAGTGGTACACTATATCATTGTCTAGTTGTACAAACCCCTTTTCAAGGGCTACATCAAAATTCATGTTATGTGTATAGTCTGACGTTAGTGCTTTATTGTGCTGCTGGTATACGTCGGCGATCTGGTGAGCCACGTATGGCACCAGGTCTGTAGAAAGCTTGGCTGAGGTGAACGCACCGCTGTGGCCGTCGAATATCCCAAAAAAGTACAGATCGTTGTCGAACGCTTCATCTTCGCGGTCCTTCAGGGGCTTGCTGCCATCAGGGCTAGGGAAAGTAATTAACTTCTCTACGTGATTGTCCTCAATGGGGTTGTTGGAAGGCAATTGCGCGACATCGTACCGAACAAGCCCTTTGTTCCTCTTCACAAAGAAACTTTGCTCCCTGGCCCGCAACCGTCTATCCACTTCCTCCTGGGACAAGATCTTGAAATCTGCGTTGCTGTTCTGAGAACCACCACTGGAGCTTATCAGCTTCCCGCCATCGTTGTGTATCGTGGAGTACTCCTTGAACGCCTTGAATACTTCCAGCGGGTTCCGCTTCTCTGAGAAATATGAGTACGTCAAGTACATGAGCCCGCCACTAACCAGCGCCAAGTTCAGCTCCCGCAACAGCAGCGTAGAGCTGCCCAGCCGCGCCATGGGCCTCATGTGCAGCCCTCTGCTCCCAACTCTCAGGGCACCCTTAGCAAGCTTGCtgctcttcttcaaattaaCTATCCTGCTCAATGAAGACATCCCGCGCTTGTATACCTGTAGCAATACTGGGAATACAGCATGCAGCAGAGGATTATTGAAGTACCATTCCTTGTTGTACCAGCCAACCCAGGCGATGAGACTATGGAGGAACCCTTTAAAGATAGGGCCATTTCACACGTATCATGtgactgaaaaatttttagCGAAATTTGGTTGTgaattgcgatgagcaaaGATGGAAGGTATAGTGTTTAGGTTATAAGTCTGTGTGTCAGTGGTGGGGGGGGAGAAGTATTTGAAGTGCGTGGTACTTATTTGTGGATGGCGTTTTAGGCTAGGATAGCACACTAGAAGAGATAGAAGGATGCCACCTaagaagaagcagcagCAGCCTGCTAAGAAGAAGGACAATGTCGACAAGACGTTTGGtatgaagaacaagaaccGTTCCACCAAGGTTCAGCGGTTTATCAAGCAGGTCCAGGCGCAGGCTGATCCTGCGAAGGAGGAGATGAAGCGTAAGAAGCTggaggagaagaagatgagggAGGCTGCTGAGGCGGAGCGGAGGGCGCTATTTGGTAATGTTGCTGATCAGAGGATACGTGCGGGCGTGGATCCAAAGACCGTTGTTTGTGCGTTGTTCAAGATGGGTAATTGTAATAAAGGTGCCAAGTGTAAGTTCTCGCACGATCTTAACGTCGGCAGGAAAGTCGAGAAGAAGGACTTGTACCAGGACACCAGAGATGAGAAGGAGAAGGATACAATGGATGACTGGGATGAAGAGAAGCTGAGGAAAGTTATTTTGTCGAAGCACGGTAACCCTCGTACCACGACTGATAAAGTCTGTAAATACTTTATTGAAGCCGTCGAAAACGGTAAGTACGGTTGGTTCTGGGTGTGTCCGAACGGTGGTGACAAGTGTATGTATAAGCACTCCCTGCCAGAAGGTTTTGTATTGAAGACCAAGGAACAGAGAAGACTGGAGAGAGAAGCGCTGGAGAACCAACCAAAGATTACATTGGAAGAGTTTATTGAAACCGAAAGAGAACGCCTGGATAAGTCTAAATTGACTCCAATCACAATGCAGAATTTTGCCGaatggaagaagaagcacGTTATAGAGAGACTGAACGCCATGAAGGAAGAGAACAGTAAGAAGAAACCCTCTGGTCGTGAAGTAGTCCAAAAGCTTCTTGCAGACAACAAATCCTTCGACGACTCCTCTGTTGCGGAAACCGCCGGTACAGAAGGCACAGCATGGGATCTTACTGAATTCACAGAGGCTCTCAGAAAAGCTGACCATGCAGATGATGCCAACATTAAGGATTACGGTGATGGTAGCAACCCAACTTTTGAGATaaccaaaaaaattgaagcaTAGGTAAACAATAGGTTTGCCAATTTctatttgatgaattttCAGTTAGCAAAAGAGTTTGCCCATCAGATGAAGGGAACTAATGAAGGAACTGGAGTGAGTACCCGGTGCTCCTCTAGCATAATGGCATGGGTGTCTGAAAACACACCGTTGTCCATTCTACGCATTATGACATTGTGCCAATAAATGGGATAGTTGTCCATGACTATCAATTAATTGTCGTCATCTCTATATATTTGGGTGCTATTTCtcaatagaagaaaaacaacCATAGAACATAGAGCATTGcattattttgtttaaatatttaacaactataataatttaaaaaagaaataaaaacttaATAATATACTACATCCGGATTAGTAACTTGACCTGCATAGAAGCGTCGATGAACCTACATAGTTTCGATGAGTAATGCGTTTCGGTATAGTCATCATAGAAAACGGAGTTTCGAGCAGCTCAATGCGCGATCCTGTGGAATAAGCAGTTGGTCTAATTATAGATGTCATCGAGCAAACAATACATTGCAAATCAGCTACGGGGAACATCGATGATAGAGACCGATTCATTGGTAATTTGTGGATTTGATAAATGTGTATCCCGTGGTTATTACAAGTTGAACGGTAGGCAACGGTAACAGGTGCGTGGAAAGGATGAATCATGATGCTATTGATTCATTGGAAAATGTTGGTCTTTGGAAGAAGCTAAGTAACCTCGAGTACTTCACCTTCTGCATGATAGGTATAGGCCTGTTGTGGCCTTGGAATTGTGTGTTGAGTGCAGTGCTCTATTTCAAACACAGTTTCTTTCAGGATGTGACGAATTGGGCGAAAGTGTTTGCCAGTTCAATGATGGCGGTCTCGACCATTACGTCGCTTGTGTTTAACGTATGGTTGGCAAACAGACAGAGGAACTATACGCAGAGAGTTGTTCGTGGGCTAGTATGGCAAGTGATGGCGTTTGTTGTCTTGGCTATAATATGCATGGTCCACAATATGCTGCCGATGTGGTTTTCCTTTCTATTCATCATGGTTGTGATTCTTTTCAGTTCGGTTGCCACTGCACTGACTCAAAATGGTATCCTTGCCATTGCCAATGTCTTTGGATCAGAATACAGTCAGGCAGTGATGCTGGGCCAAGCTGTCGCCGGGGTTCTGCCGTCTGTGGTACTGTTTGGCATCTCCTATATAGGTGACTCCACGGCTGCGGAGACTGGGGAACAAAGTCAAGCTGGAATCATCGTATATATCATCACTACTGCAATTGTTTGTGGTATTAGCACCACATTGTTCAAGTTTACGGGTATTGGAGGGCAGTTCATGGCGATTATGAGAGAAGAGTCCATAGATGTTGATGACAACGACGAACAAATTCCATTCCGCGTACTATTTGACAAGTTGAGACTATTAGTTTTATCCATCTTGTTGACATTTGTGATAACATTAATCTTCCCTGTATTTGCATCTACGGTGCGATCCACGGGACTCGGTATGAAAGATGAGCATTACATGCCATTGATCTTCACACTGTGGAACCTCGGTGACCTCTACGGAAGAGTGCTTGCCGACTTACCCTATTTCCAAAGTCCCTCTTTCAC
The Nakaseomyces glabratus chromosome J, complete sequence genome window above contains:
- the TCB1 gene encoding tricalbin (CAGL0J08591g~Ortholog(s) have lipid binding activity, role in endoplasmic reticulum membrane organization, regulation of phosphatidylinositol dephosphorylation and cortical endoplasmic reticulum, mitochondrion, plasma membrane localization); the protein is MVDEASTSGYKSSQHDEGIMFKGIGEITMSSSRETQDDMLKADKKEADGDIKEIAAKQELKVSKNIQVSAGDLVDEFERQRKRAAYVGWKQMGGWEEKDELTLEDELMDANSDTLLNNVLPEPLYGDWYHNVAIYFLAGVLSFAVGHFKFSLAPVFFITLFSALYYRTSAKKNRASIRELVQKEFTVQKIEDDYESLEWLNTLLDKYWPIIEPAVSQMVCEQVNDILATNDSIPAFIKALWIAQFTLGIKPPRVDYAKTFPNTDSDVVVMDWGLSFTPHDLSDLNAKQMKNYVNQKILVKAKLFGMTIPVTVANVAFKAKTRIRFKLMTPFPHVETINIQLLEIPDIDFVANFMGNNLFGWEILAIPGLMPLAKALARKYAGPILLPPFSLQLNVPQLVSESPLSVGVLEITVKNATDLKRVNNMIDTSVDPYITFQMGGKEVARTRTVRDTLNPVWNETIYMLLPSFTDPMTITVYDRREKLKDKILGRIEYNANSLHDKPTQRNVSQQFLRNSKPVGKMTMDLRFFPTLSSKKLPDGTVEDAPDLNTGLAKIIVDEGSSIVDKDGSASVEVYFNSTMVLSTAKGSPKRGVITWGDMYEAIITDRRKARFRFVVKDKNGENINSTLQSLSDLIDRTQIGQKNIPLAHGNARLTVTTYWKPVMLDVGNKSIAYTPPIGALRVFVNKASNLKNLEKIGKIDPYAKILVNGIQRGRTDFDAQTTNPVWNTGVYVALTSPNQRITLECMDVETSNKDRTLGQFDIKLNDFFQKNSLDRYDTKVDSTQRQGRLTAKKFSKGVVTYSISFYPTLPVLTLEEIQDIESAEKRKAKLDEKRKLLTDGKLSKEEKQKLEEEELEIKEIEEMHNNKRKLSLDQLLEHKIGILAISVLSGDVPDIGVYVQSFFDGNAHARFISPKLTSRTINSGWTGDVMIKELDNSVVTFKVTRDKFSGKTSDKLCDVTLSTIDLLRESYYKPSILTLSGQHTAKLMLQVQWFPMDIEDLPPEDLMSNSGDLTIIAKNAENLLSADTNGYSDPFLKFYYNDEDDACFKTKTIKKTLNPTWNEKGVIEVRNRVYDVLYLKVMDWDAASADDVIGRATIPLSKIDPHNTTTLDVPVVDDEGRDGGIVHLEFQFSPRFVTLTDSEQKTVADAPVKSIGSGLKAGTTVVSSGLGSVGKIGKGIGRGLGLKKSKKHNEDD
- the YVC1 gene encoding Yvc1p (CAGL0J08613g~Ortholog(s) have calcium activated cation channel activity, calcium channel activity, potassium channel activity, sodium channel activity, voltage-gated ion channel activity) produces the protein MLKYNPPHSTVLYHTLPVLYTWGLLEQLMSEQLPVDNEGCQPANSGYNVEAPTSRQVLRVALNLKYLVDKVVPVTYGCDEIESDHSSVVTPAVVQLALEACGGDPEDKKNRDKYRAVVVFALLKVYGWYSQLAATELHNAELYESRGVAAQQLCKIIIDQEEMNDLHFMFMQMLLRRYTINENDEDSEPANAIELASDMHCTIVIGSGGFQRCLTWLWRGWIIQNRRDPTTFIRDETVSSPYFIDHFNPDRIKTPKYQNLLNIFFSILFLVLYTVVVNGKNSVTVSPIDLPELVFYLFTLGNILEEMTKMYYIGAAYFSFWSSFNLTMYSIISVSFVLRILSVAPLKLHNPSEYWDKISYRILSCAAPFVWSRMLLYLESEPFVGVMLVVLKHMMKESAVFFVLLVLIMVGFCQGFLGLDSADGHREITGTIMENLTIAVLGLGSFDKFKRFAPPYAEILYYSYYFIVSVILLNILIALYANAYQRVVDNAADEYMALMVQKTLRFIRAPDEDVFVAPLNLIELLFSPVFAFLSKAKKSQLSYYVMMVIYSPTLVLVALSEVRTSKRIKYNRLKNLPDDANEVDTAWDLTDGYVDEEDTLFTRSHTSGIRATNKKNKFSLQVQREAEAKDPKFSVPREWYSKVKHICHKHEQEKCASDDGSNDLSEKVSELLVKLSKVGLSVNSSGSSTLPDEVFKEFKTDVEKLGNMVQELNDLKRELKDISDMKSLLKEIVNQKK
- the VPS21 gene encoding Rab family GTPase VPS21 (CAGL0J08635g~Ortholog(s) have GTP binding, GTPase activity), yielding MNNNITSLKLVLLGEAAVGKSSIVLRFVSNDFSENKEPTIGAAFLTQRVTINEHTVKFEIWDTAGQERFASLAPMYYRNAQAALVVYDVTKPQSFIKARHWVKELQEQASKDIIIALVGNKIDVLENGTERSVSREEAEKLAEEENLLFFETSAKSGENITDVFLAIGEKVPLKTANQANVPNNANENQRVDLTSVVNNPAANSSCSC
- the PTC5 gene encoding type 2C protein phosphatase PTC5 (CAGL0J08657g~Ortholog(s) have [pyruvate dehydrogenase (lipoamide)] phosphatase activity, protein serine/threonine phosphatase activity), translating into MSSLSRIVNLKKSSKLAKGALRVGSRGLHMRPMARLGSSTLLLRELNLALVSGGLMYLTYSYFSEKRNPLEVFKAFKEYSTIHNDGGKLISSSGGSQNSNADFKILSQEEVDRRLRAREQSFFVKRNKGLVRYDVAQLPSNNPIEDNHVEKLITFPSPDGSKPLKDREDEAFDNDLYFFGIFDGHSGAFTSAKLSTDLVPYVAHQIADVYQQHNKALTSDYTHNMNFDVALEKGFVQLDNDIVYHSLGKLLKEPTNDNMLAALPAISGSCALLAVYNSYESTVKVAVTGDSRALIGGLDSNGEWYVKSLSTDQTGDNLEEVQRIRSEHPGEDNVVRNGRVLGSLQPSRAFGDYRYKVKEIDGKKLSDLPDHLKLYFRKEPRDFKTPPYVTAKPVVTTAKVNDNTKFMVLASDGLFELLSNTEIAALVVKWMEKHSDDTKVKSLSFKKQLPKVKDLSTDSESQRPAFRYRKDQSLENMSYFLEDANVATHLIRNALSAGGQNEYVSTLVSIPAPMSRKYRDDLTVTVAFFGENNSSVVPDTQTILPNLDATTPVQSKL
- the TMA46 gene encoding translation machinery-associated protein TMA46 (CAGL0J08679g~Ortholog(s) have mRNA binding activity, role in cytoplasmic translation and cytoplasm, polysomal ribosome localization), whose translation is MPPKKKQQQPAKKKDNVDKTFGMKNKNRSTKVQRFIKQVQAQADPAKEEMKRKKLEEKKMREAAEAERRALFGNVADQRIRAGVDPKTVVCALFKMGNCNKGAKCKFSHDLNVGRKVEKKDLYQDTRDEKEKDTMDDWDEEKLRKVILSKHGNPRTTTDKVCKYFIEAVENGKYGWFWVCPNGGDKCMYKHSLPEGFVLKTKEQRRLEREALENQPKITLEEFIETERERLDKSKLTPITMQNFAEWKKKHVIERLNAMKEENSKKKPSGREVVQKLLADNKSFDDSSVAETAGTEGTAWDLTEFTEALRKADHADDANIKDYGDGSNPTFEITKKIEA